A part of Solenopsis invicta isolate M01_SB chromosome 2, UNIL_Sinv_3.0, whole genome shotgun sequence genomic DNA contains:
- the LOC105194992 gene encoding beta-1,3-galactosyltransferase 6, which yields MTHLRSDLMPKLQIARRRFLARANIFGFLLVVVFVLLCVRYLPGRGCQQDRQMPENKHHYRLIILILSNPDNLERRNTIRKTWLASREHDIMVKYLFVIGTQDILPEQRNTLQSEKNKFDDLLLLPRLQDSYGTLTKKVLHALKAVHEHYDFDYLLKCDDDTYVLVHKILKELDRWQSKGTRRELYWGFFNGRAQVKRSGPWKETDWILCDYYLPYALGGGYVLSYNLVKFVANNVDILKLHNSEDVSVGLWLAPLANIERKHDVRFDTEYRSRGCSNQYIITHKQTIQNMRSMHEYYEASGGALCPKEVRNRMSYQYNWTAPPSQCCNRQSGIP from the exons ATGACGCACCTGCGATCCGATCTCATGCCCAAGCTCCAGATCGCCCGGCGGAGGTTCCTCGCCCGGGCAAACATCTTCGGGTTCCTACTTGTGGTGGTCTTCGTTCTGCTGTGCGTACGCTACCTGCCAGGTCGGGGATGCCAGCAGGACCGGCAGATGCCAGAGAACAAACACCACTACAGGCTGATCATTCTAATCCTGAGTAACCCGGACAACCTGGAGCGCCGTAATACCATCAGGAAGACCTGGCTGGCCAGTCGCGAGCACGACATCATGGTGAAATACTTGTTCGTCATCGGCACTCAGGACATCCTGCCGGAACAGAGGAATACCCTGCAGTCGGAGAAGAACAAGTTCGACGACCTGCTGCTGCTGCCTAGGCTGCAGGACTCTTACGGCACACTGACGAAGAAGGTCCTGCATGCTTTGAAAGCCGTTCACGAGCATTACGATTTTGACTACTTGCTGAAATGCGACGACGATACTTACGTGCTGGTGCACAAGATCCTAAAGGAGCTCGATAGGTGGCAGAGCAAAGGCACCAGGCGGGAGCTCTATTGGGGCTTCTTCAATGGGCGAGCTCAGGTAAAGAGGAGCGGACCCTGGAAGGAGACCGATTGGATTCTATGTGATTATTACCTCCCTTATGCCCTGGGTGGCGGGTACGTCCTGTCCTACAATCTCGTCAAGTTCGTCGCCAACAACGTGGACATTCTCAA GCTGCACAATTCTGAAGATGTGTCTGTCGGTCTTTGGCTGGCACCGCTGGCGAACATCGAGAGGAAGCACGACGTGCGCTTCGATACGGAATATAGGTCACGCGGCTGCTCCAATCAGTACATAATTACACACAAGCAAACCATCCAAAATATGAGGAGTATGCACGAGTATTACGAGGCCTCCGGGGGCGCGTTGTGTCCCAAAGAAGTTAGGAATCGCATGAGCTATCAGTACAATTGGACCGCACCACCTAGTCAGTGCTGCAATAGACAATCCGGCATTCCTTAA
- the LOC105194993 gene encoding inhibitor of growth protein 5 isoform X1 yields MTTALYLEHYLDSLEHLPIELQRNFTLMRDLDARAQGLMKDIDKLADDYLRNIKKDTSEKRKEQLAHIQSLFNKAKEYGDDKVQLAIQTYELVDKHIRRLDSDLARFEAEIQDKTLNSNRAQEESNASKKGRKKLKEKEKRKKGTAASSEDEAKNARKKQKKGGSVASASSTGAVGSGAQVDATALGHPADVLDMPVDPNEPTYCLCHQVSYGEMIGCDNPDCPIEWFHFACVGLTTKPKGKWYCPKCTQDRKKK; encoded by the exons ATGACGACCGCGTTGTATCTGGAGCACTATCTCGACA GTCTCGAGCATTTGCCAATTGAATTACAGAGGAACTTTACACTAATGCGTGACTTGGATGCAAGAGCACAAGGTCTGATGAAGGACATTGATAAACTGGCAGATGATTACttgaggaatataaaaaaggatACATCAGAAAAGAGGAAAGAACAACTTGCTCATATACAAAGCCTTTTTAATAAAGCTAAGGAATACGGCGATGATAAGGTTCAACTAGCTATTCAAACTTATGAATTGGTTGACAAGCACATCAGGCGACTCGATTCAGACCTAGCAAGATTTGAGGCAGAGATACAGGACAAAACATTGAATAGTAATAGAGCACAGGAGGAGAGTAATGCTAGTAAGAAGGGTAGAAAGAAActtaaagagaaagagaagagaaagaagggTACTGCAGCAAGCAGTGAGGATGAGGCTAAGAATGCAAGAAAGAAGCAGAAGAAAG GTGGCTCTGTAGCTTCAGCTTCGTCTACTGGTGCTGTGGGAAGTGGTGCTCAAGTAGATGCAACAGCTCTCGGCCATCCAGCTGATGTTTTGGACATGCCTGTTGATCCTAATGAACCAACTTACTGTCTCTGTCACCAAGTATCATATGGAGAAATGATTGGTTGTGATAATCCAGat tgtCCTATAGAGTGGTTCCACTTCGCCTGCGTAGGTTTAACAACAAAACCTAAAGGAAAGTGGTATTGTCCCAAATGTACTCAAGATCGTAAAAAGAAGTAA
- the LOC105194993 gene encoding inhibitor of growth protein 5 isoform X2 encodes MTTALYLEHYLDSLEHLPIELQRNFTLMRDLDARAQGLMKDIDKLADDYLRNIKKDTSEKRKEQLAHIQSLFNKAKEYGDDKVQLAIQTYELVDKHIRRLDSDLARFEAEIQDKTLNSNRAQEESNASKKGRKKLKEKEKRKKGTAASSEDEAKNARKKQKKASASSTGAVGSGAQVDATALGHPADVLDMPVDPNEPTYCLCHQVSYGEMIGCDNPDCPIEWFHFACVGLTTKPKGKWYCPKCTQDRKKK; translated from the exons ATGACGACCGCGTTGTATCTGGAGCACTATCTCGACA GTCTCGAGCATTTGCCAATTGAATTACAGAGGAACTTTACACTAATGCGTGACTTGGATGCAAGAGCACAAGGTCTGATGAAGGACATTGATAAACTGGCAGATGATTACttgaggaatataaaaaaggatACATCAGAAAAGAGGAAAGAACAACTTGCTCATATACAAAGCCTTTTTAATAAAGCTAAGGAATACGGCGATGATAAGGTTCAACTAGCTATTCAAACTTATGAATTGGTTGACAAGCACATCAGGCGACTCGATTCAGACCTAGCAAGATTTGAGGCAGAGATACAGGACAAAACATTGAATAGTAATAGAGCACAGGAGGAGAGTAATGCTAGTAAGAAGGGTAGAAAGAAActtaaagagaaagagaagagaaagaagggTACTGCAGCAAGCAGTGAGGATGAGGCTAAGAATGCAAGAAAGAAGCAGAAGAAAG CTTCAGCTTCGTCTACTGGTGCTGTGGGAAGTGGTGCTCAAGTAGATGCAACAGCTCTCGGCCATCCAGCTGATGTTTTGGACATGCCTGTTGATCCTAATGAACCAACTTACTGTCTCTGTCACCAAGTATCATATGGAGAAATGATTGGTTGTGATAATCCAGat tgtCCTATAGAGTGGTTCCACTTCGCCTGCGTAGGTTTAACAACAAAACCTAAAGGAAAGTGGTATTGTCCCAAATGTACTCAAGATCGTAAAAAGAAGTAA